The following coding sequences are from one uncultured Methanobrevibacter sp. window:
- a CDS encoding zinc ribbon domain-containing protein: protein MNQFCPKCGAKLYDINAKFCSQCGANLSEKKEINPKDLPEERIDLREGMTNRNTGMWKSTKWGRRKKKPVNWDMEK from the coding sequence ATGAACCAATTTTGTCCAAAGTGTGGGGCAAAACTTTATGATATCAACGCTAAGTTTTGCAGCCAATGCGGAGCTAATTTAAGTGAAAAGAAGGAAATCAACCCTAAGGACTTACCTGAAGAGCGAATTGACTTAAGGGAAGGCATGACCAATAGAAATACTGGAATGTGGAAATCAACCAAATGGGGAAGGCGAAAGAAAAAACCAGTGAATTGGGATATGGAAAAATAG
- a CDS encoding adhesin, whose translation MKKIIPLLLLSLIILCPIIAESADATTLFLTSDNLHEHDADFARLNDIKERIESKTNGDIVVVVDDSASNPGEGTRVMAARCDVAVTIAGACAGNLVDLADYSTKVSKKIIYVNAGTLDLNTINFLRRSYDDNWSHYTFASVKSPGKFLNDAGISLIQPAQEYPDDCYKGIIAYDSDNVNEYIANEIINAVYAGTSENKQLDTDLIVYHKLDPKYLAEDSKKIVDGHGSDMQESYGSYTTPQLLYMSASYIDGYGLEVPGEFGAPDNPQKYSSFTKGEYSFNDYYNMADIVVDYMNEHGKAPDSINYEGATIGYYDLVYNFALLTEDDTSASTMNFPSEMEFHKYYSDFLFEILPIGIIIIIIIVILLIVRTIIKRIKRRIRRRKERKYRKRMQRERYGRNPRQFHRNIDSRYYSDYDYPSNQPKRLHRQERRRR comes from the coding sequence ATGAAAAAGATTATTCCATTATTGCTTTTATCATTAATCATTTTATGCCCAATAATTGCTGAAAGTGCAGATGCAACTACATTATTCTTAACTTCAGACAATTTGCATGAGCATGATGCGGATTTTGCAAGATTGAATGATATCAAGGAAAGAATTGAATCAAAAACCAATGGGGACATTGTTGTAGTGGTTGATGATTCAGCTTCAAATCCCGGAGAAGGGACAAGGGTAATGGCAGCCAGATGTGATGTGGCCGTTACAATAGCTGGCGCTTGTGCAGGAAATTTAGTTGACCTTGCAGACTATTCCACTAAAGTCAGCAAAAAGATCATCTATGTAAATGCAGGTACCCTTGATTTGAATACAATAAATTTCCTTAGAAGGTCCTATGATGACAATTGGTCACATTACACATTTGCATCAGTTAAAAGCCCTGGAAAATTCTTGAATGACGCTGGAATAAGCTTGATTCAACCTGCTCAGGAGTATCCTGACGATTGCTATAAAGGAATTATCGCATATGACAGCGATAATGTAAACGAATACATTGCAAATGAAATCATCAATGCAGTTTATGCTGGAACAAGTGAAAACAAGCAATTGGATACAGATTTAATAGTTTATCACAAGTTAGACCCTAAATACTTGGCAGAAGATTCTAAAAAAATCGTTGATGGTCATGGAAGCGATATGCAGGAATCCTATGGTTCCTACACTACCCCTCAATTATTGTATATGAGTGCCTCATATATAGATGGATACGGATTAGAAGTTCCTGGAGAGTTTGGAGCTCCTGATAACCCTCAGAAATATTCAAGCTTTACTAAAGGAGAATACTCATTTAACGATTATTACAATATGGCAGATATAGTTGTAGACTATATGAATGAACATGGCAAAGCACCGGATTCAATTAACTATGAAGGAGCAACTATTGGATATTATGACTTGGTTTACAATTTTGCACTTCTTACAGAAGATGACACAAGCGCAAGCACTATGAATTTCCCATCAGAAATGGAATTCCATAAATACTACAGCGATTTCCTATTTGAAATCTTGCCAATAGGAATAATAATCATTATAATAATTGTAATCCTATTGATAGTGAGAACTATAATAAAAAGAATAAAAAGAAGAATCAGAAGAAGAAAAGAAAGGAAATATAGGAAAAGAATGCAAAGAGAAAGATATGGCAGAAATCCTAGACAATTCCATAGAAATATAGATTCAAGATATTATTCAGATTACGATTATCCGTCCAATCAGCCAAAAAGATTACATAGGCAAGAAAGAAGGCGAAGATAA
- the rimI gene encoding ribosomal protein S18-alanine N-acetyltransferase, with product MFIREFVPSDLARVYQIEVESFSTPYELAILQQLYEIGAGFLVAVEDGEIVGYIIFWVKEEGLGHIIALAVDSKFRRQHIATRLLMMAISIFKNIDIHRITLEVKSHNEAAVSFYQKFGFEIDRKVPNYYEDGSDAYVMLFSTNKISN from the coding sequence ATGTTTATTCGTGAATTTGTCCCTTCTGATTTGGCTAGGGTATATCAAATTGAAGTAGAGTCCTTTTCCACACCTTATGAATTGGCCATTCTTCAGCAATTATATGAAATCGGTGCAGGTTTTCTTGTAGCTGTTGAAGATGGTGAAATTGTAGGATATATTATTTTTTGGGTAAAAGAAGAAGGATTAGGCCATATAATTGCTCTTGCAGTTGATAGCAAATTCCGCAGACAGCATATAGCAACTCGATTGCTTATGATGGCAATAAGCATATTCAAGAATATTGATATTCATAGGATAACCTTGGAAGTGAAATCTCATAATGAAGCGGCAGTTAGTTTCTATCAAAAATTCGGTTTTGAAATTGATAGGAAAGTACCTAATTATTATGAGGATGGATCAGATGCTTATGTAATGTTATTCAGCACCAATAAAATCAGCAATTAA
- a CDS encoding UPF0146 family protein, giving the protein MWNDLEEYILKLAIENSEKTGKKTKIVEIGAGKFQTISKNLSENENIDIVMTDIDPANENIIRDDVFNPNMSIYKDADILFSIRPPAELQEAIMKIRDNVNATLIIKPLFNEDLNMKTKKMKLKNYNRASFYIYER; this is encoded by the coding sequence ATGTGGAATGATTTAGAGGAATATATACTAAAATTAGCTATTGAGAATAGCGAAAAAACAGGCAAAAAGACAAAAATAGTTGAAATTGGAGCAGGCAAATTTCAAACAATTTCTAAAAATTTAAGTGAAAATGAGAATATTGATATTGTAATGACAGATATTGATCCTGCAAATGAAAACATTATTAGGGACGATGTCTTCAATCCAAATATGAGCATCTATAAAGATGCAGACATATTGTTTTCAATCAGACCTCCAGCGGAATTGCAGGAAGCGATTATGAAAATAAGGGATAATGTTAATGCTACACTAATAATAAAACCATTATTCAATGAGGATTTGAATATGAAAACCAAAAAAATGAAGTTAAAAAATTATAATCGTGCCTCATTTTACATATATGAAAGATAA